A single window of Hyla sarda isolate aHylSar1 chromosome 2, aHylSar1.hap1, whole genome shotgun sequence DNA harbors:
- the LOC130357248 gene encoding gastrula zinc finger protein XlCGF57.1-like — protein MRSFQKSYERTMSGLKNPISENGEDGMSGCHENLLLPPYYVLENSQSQNGKKKNELAPGNIFANSKCGEHLKKKSPCSMKKTNQEDETSLSCPECGKSFSKKPGLVKHQKIHTEEKPFPCTECGKCFSQKIHLVEHQRTHTGEKPFSCSECEKCFTYQSNLIIHMKTHTGEKPFSCSECGKCFSMKSNLIHHQRTHTGEKPFSCPECGKCFTQKGHLVKHQRTHTGEKPFACLECGKCLSKKLGLEQHQRTHTGEKPYSCSECGKCFTHHSHIVEHLKTHTGEKPFSCLECGKVFSYKSHLISHQRTHTGEKPFSCPECERCFSQRISLVEHLKTHTGEKPFSCSECGKCFSQKSHFINHQRTHTGEKPFSCPECGNCFSHKITLVGHLKTHTGEKPFSCPECGKYFSHKSNIVDHLKTHSGEKQFSCSECGKGFVHKTNFDNHQRTHTGEKPFSCTECGKCFNQKSNLMGHLKTHTGEKPFSCLKCGKCFNQKSILFRHQRTHTGEKPFSY, from the coding sequence GTGAAGACGGGATGAGTGGCTGCCATGAAAATCTTCTTTTACCTCCCTATTATGTGTTAGAAAATAGTCAATCacagaatggcaaaaaaaaaaatgagcttgCCCCGGGAAACATTTTTGCAAATTCTAAATGTGGGgaacatttaaaaaagaaatctcCTTGTTCTATGAAAAAGACAAATCAAGAAGATGAAACATCATTGTCTTGTCCTGAATGTGGGAAATCTTTTAGTAAAAAACCAGGTCTTGTGAAACATCAGAAAATACACACAGAAGAGAAGCCATTTCCTTGtactgaatgtgggaaatgttttagccAAAAAATACATCTTGtggaacatcagagaactcatacaggagaaaagccattttcatgttctgaatgtgaaaaatgttttacctatcaATCAAATCTTATTATTCATATGAAAactcatacaggagagaagccattttcatgttcagaatgtgggaaatgttttagtatGAAATCAAATCTTATTcatcatcagagaactcacacaggagagaagccattttcatgtcctgaGTGTGGAAAGTGTTTTACTCAGAAAGGACATCTTgtaaaacatcaaagaactcacacaggagagaagccatttgcaTGTCTTGAATGTGGTAAGTGTTTAAGTAAGAAATTAGGCCTTGAgcaacatcagagaactcacacaggagagaagccatattcatgctcagaatgtggaaaatgttttactcatcaCTCACATATTGTTGAACAtctaaaaactcacacaggagagaagccattttcttgtTTAGAATGTGGAAAAGTTTTTAGTTATAAATCACATCTTATTagtcatcagagaactcacacaggagagaagccattttcatgccctGAATGTGAAAGGTGTTTCAGTCAGAGAATATCCCTTGTGGAACATctgaaaactcacacaggagagaagccattttcatgttcagaatgtgggaaatgttttagtcagaaatcacattttattaatcatcagagaactcacacaggggagaagccattttcatgccctGAATGTGGGAATTGTTTTAGTCACAAAATAACTCTTGTGGGACATCtgaaaactcacacaggggagaagccattttcatgtcctgaatgtgggaaatattttagTCATAAATCAAATATTGTTGATCATCTGAAAACCCACTCAGGAGAGAAgcaattttcatgttcagaatgtgggaaaggttTTGTTCATAAAACAAATTTTGATaatcatcagagaactcacacaggggagaagccattttcatgtactgaatgtggaaaatgttttaatcagAAATCAAATCTTATGGGACATCtgaaaactcacacaggggagaagccattttcatgcctaaaatgtggtaaatgttttaatcAGAAATCGATACTTtttagacatcaaagaactcacacaggggagaagccattttcatattGA